In a genomic window of Mycosarcoma maydis chromosome 5, whole genome shotgun sequence:
- a CDS encoding uncharacterized protein (related to SFT2/YBL102W) has protein sequence MASTESNYRSELSGFRWAQGRTDDSRPQNTSSGPTSYLSTITNSISGYVPLRSNERTNEEEAYLSLSRWERFLGFLACIAGAAVCFFFSFIFLSPPILALRPQKFALAFSLGSMLFMIGFSVLSGPLAHLKHICSKERLPFSIAYFSSLALTIYFAVGPRKMLPTMVFAIVQVGALLTYLAAYFPGGTTTLRYGASMLMRGGTSLLPI, from the exons ATGGCGTCAACAGAATCCAACTACCGCTCTGAGCTTTCGGGCTTTCGATGGGCACAAGGGAGAACAGACGACTCACGGCCACAGAACACGTCATCCGGACCAACAAGCTATCTGTCGACCATTACCAATAGCATCTCTGGCTACGTACCATTGCGGTCGAACGAACGCACGAATGAAGAAGAGGCGTACCTGAGCCTAAGTCGCTGGGAGAG ATTCCTAGGCTTCTTAGCCTGCATCGCTGGTGCGGCGGtgtgcttcttcttcagcTTTATCTTTCTTTCGCCGCCCATTCTAGCTCTTCGACCGCAAAAGTTTGCGCTCGCGTTTTCGCTCGGCAGTATGCTGTTTATGATCGGCTTCTCGGTTCTCTCAGGGCCCCTGGCGCATCTCAAACACATTTGCAGCAAGGAGAGACTTCCCTTTTCGATTGCCTACTTTTCATCGCTGGCACTTACCATCTACTTTGCCGTAGGTCCACGCAAGATGCTGCCAACGATGGTGTTTGCTATCGTCCAAGTGGGCGCGCTGCTGACCTACTTGGCGGCGTACTTCCCTGGAGGCACTACCACGTTGCGGTACGGTGCGAGCATGCTGATGCGTGGAGGTACATCGCTTTTGCCAATCTAG
- a CDS encoding putative RNA-binding protein, whose protein sequence is MSRLIVRGLPSYLTDARLREHFSQKGAVTDVKLMRRPDGTSRKFGFVGYRSEQEAQQALDYFNRTFIDTSRISIELAKKIGDEELVHQREERRNRRNAGAGPEGSASTSDARKRKADKSDTQQEEGSGKKKPKKGGAISFEEFMSVMQPKAKRKAWQNEDALPEQTMQDIVAPEEAIQKKAARKALKKADAAAAATATAESTAAQPDSGREETPEPDAAANDVGLTDEEYMRLRMKHRVGTDLDTLEQSSSGPEFEQSDNEKDDDDAAADSDPESEDEPIHDQGFECKQAEMQRKAQQAAEKDQKLVDQIMESGRLFIRNLPFAASGDEILAFFESFGTVKQVHIPLDKQTKASKGLAFVSFSDPAHALAAYRAKDGSTFQGRLLHLLPAVNKDALAETGSKKTATLKQARAEQKKQDATKDFNWSMLYMSSDAVASSIADRLGVNKSDILNPGANGGADNAAVRLALAETRIIQETKEFLAQQGINVDAFQGAKGPRSDTTILVKNIPYGTSAEEVEKLFGEHGEVDKVLIPPSGTIAVVEMPVVNEARLAFRAIAYKRFKGGILYLEKAPVGLLTQHKVGEKVVKQAPIVGKSIDSSNPSVDLDGPAGAGAGDEAVDGATLYVKNLSFSTTDERLTAFFHGLSDFAFARIQTKPDPRRPGARLSMGYGFVGFKSIDAARTAQKAMDGKVLDAHTLVVTFARRNAEASTTSISSGGSTKILIKNLPFEATKRDIRDLFSSQGQLKSVRLPKKFDNTTRGFGFVEYSTVREAQSAMEALKHTHLLGRHLVLQWSHLASSTQQQVDMQRSKTKQHFVNTHDNAARADPSKRAKIKLNSAQISEAIKQAKRQRDDVDDDE, encoded by the exons ATGTCGCGACTCATCGTGCGGGGCTTGCCCTCGTACCTCACCGATGCAAGGCTACGAGAGCACTTTTCCCAAAAGGGCGCTGTCACCGATGTTAAGCTCATGCGTAGGCCAGATGGCACTTCGAGAAAGTTCGGGTTCGTCGGCTACCGATCggaacaagaagcgcagcaagcacTCGACTACTTTAACCGCACCTTCATCGACACCTCGCGTATCTCGATCGAGCTAGCCAAGAAAATTGGTGACGAGGAGCTTGTTCACCAACGCGAAGAGCGTCGTAACAGGCGCAATGCTGGCGCAGGCCCCGAAGGCTCCGCTTCTACAAGCGATGCTCGCAAAAGAAAAGCCGACAAGTCCGACACTCAGCAAGAGGAGGGTAgtggcaagaagaagcccAAGAAGGGTGGAGCCATCTCGTTTGAAGAATTCATGTCCGTGATGCAGCCCAAAGCAAAACGCAAAGCATGGCAGAACGAAGATGCGCTGCCCGAGCAAACGATGCAAGACATTGTCGCGCCAGAAGAAGCTATCCAGAAAAAGGCTGCTAGGAAGGCGTTAAAGAAAGCtgacgctgcagctgctgcaacagcgacagcagagTCCACAGCAGCGCAGCCCGATTCTGGGCGCGAAGAAACACCAGAGCCAGACGCAGCGGCAAACGATGTTGGCCTCACCGACGAAGAGTACATGCGCCTTCGCATGAAGCACAGGGTCGGCACCGACCTCGACACCCTCGAACAGTCTTCCTCCGGTCCTGAGTTCGAGCAGTCGGATAACGAgaaagacgacgacgatgcggcGGCCGACTCGGATCCTGAGTCGGAAGACGAaccgattcacgatcaagGCTTCGAGTGCAAGCAGGCGGAAATGCAAAGAAAGgctcagcaagcagccGAAAAGGACCAGAAACTGGTCGATCAGATCATGGAGAGTGGCAGGCTGTTCATTCGAAACTTGCCTTTCGCCGCCAGCGGAGACGAGATCCTGGCATTCTTTGAGAGCTTTGGCACCGTTAAGCAG GTTCACATTCCtctcgacaagcagacCAAAGCCTCGAAAGGTCTCGCCTTTGTCTCGTTCTCGGACCCGGCGCATGCATTGGCCGCATATCGAGCCAAAGACGGCTCCACCTTCCAAGGTCGATTGCTGCATCTACTACCCGCTGTCAACAAAGACGCGTTGGCCGAGACGGGCAGCAAGAAAACAGCCACCCTcaagcaagctcgagccgaACAGAAGAAGCAGGACGCTACCAAGGACTTCAACTGGTCGATGCTCTACATGTCTTCGGACGCAGTTGCATCGTCTATCGCCGACAGGCTGGGGGTGAACAAGTCCGACATTCTCAATCCGGGTGCCAATGGTGGAGCGGACAATGCTGCTGTTCGGCTCGCGCTCGCCGAGACGCGCATTATTCAAGAGACGAAAGAGTTTCTGGCGCAGCAAGGCATCAATGTCGATGCGTTCCAAGGTGCAAAGGGTCCCAGGTCAGACACGACGATCCTGGTGAAAAACATTCCTTACGGCACGTCGGCCGAAGAAGTGGAAAAGCTGTTTGGCGAGCATGGTGAAGTGGATAAGGTGCTGATTCCGCCGAGTGGGACGATCGCTGTGGTAGAGATGCCTGTGGTGAATGAAGCGAGGCTGGCGTTCCGGGCGATAGCGTACAAGCGATTCAAGGGGGGGATTCTATACCTCGAGAAGGCACCTGTTGGACTGCTGACGCAGCACAAGGTGGGTGAAAAGGTGGTCAAGCAGGCGCCGATCGTGGGCaagtcgatcgactcgtCGAACCCAAGCGTGGATTTGGACGGCCCCGCCGGCGCCGGAGCTGgcgacgaggcggtggaTGGAGCTACGCTGTACGTAAAGAACCTCTCCTTTTCGACGACGGATGAACGGTTGACGGCGTTCTTCCATGGGCTGTCGGATTTCGCGTTTGCGCGAATCCAGACCAAGCCCGATCCGCGTCGACCCGGAGCGCGCCTGTCGATGGGATATGGCTTTGTCGGCTTCAaatcgatcgatgctgcaCGTACCGCGCAGAAGGCGATGGACGGTAAAGTGCTCGACGCGCATACGCTCGTCGTCACATTTGCGCGTCGCAATGCCGAAGCCTCGACCacgtccatctcgtccgGCGGATCCACCAAGATCCTCATCAAGAACCTGCCGTTCGAAGCGACCAAACGCGATATCCGCGATCTCTTCTCCTCGCAAGGCCAACTCAAATCCGTCCGTCTACCCAAAAAGTTTGACAACACAACCCGAGGCTTCGGCTTTGTAGAATACTCGACCGTCCGTGAAGCTCAATCTGCCATGGAAGCCCTCAAACACACCCACCTCCTAGGCCGACATCTTGTCCTCCAATGGTCCCACCTCGCTTCCTCCACCCAGCAACAGGTTGACATGCAAAGGTCCAAAACAAAACAACACTTTGTCAACACCCATGATAACGCGGCGCGTGCAGATCCGAGCAAGAGAGCGAAGATCAAGTTGAACAGCGCCCAGATCAGCGAGGCCATCAAACAAGCAAAGAGGCAACGtgacgatgtcgacgacgacgagtaG